In the Arthrobacter sp. 31Y genome, one interval contains:
- a CDS encoding SDR family NAD(P)-dependent oxidoreductase: protein MNNQILIIGASRGLGLGLVASFLEQGSAVIGMHSGASEPIAVPGIEWMECDLADSGARQQAVDSLDVVPSRIIFAAAFDPRADHPPRTDWDGVTQSLLVNGAGGYDILRLLLEKSESPVSIAVVGSEAIYTPDAGSAAYAAGKAALKVLTGALTDLCRTRGGAVFEVIFGALNSDQRREEFAAASVKYKVGIDELVSRTLARANPESRIRRFIEPPECARLISCGFDLGDIANGASFRLDGGSGGAFR, encoded by the coding sequence ATGAATAACCAAATACTCATCATCGGTGCCTCCAGAGGCTTGGGCCTAGGGCTGGTCGCGTCCTTCCTTGAGCAAGGCAGCGCCGTCATCGGCATGCATTCCGGCGCATCTGAGCCTATAGCTGTGCCAGGCATTGAATGGATGGAGTGTGATCTCGCGGATAGCGGTGCCCGTCAGCAAGCGGTTGATTCCCTTGACGTGGTTCCTTCAAGGATCATCTTTGCTGCGGCCTTCGATCCTCGCGCAGACCACCCACCACGCACGGACTGGGACGGAGTGACCCAGTCGTTGCTGGTCAATGGCGCCGGAGGTTATGACATTCTTAGACTCTTGCTCGAGAAATCCGAAAGCCCAGTATCCATCGCTGTGGTGGGATCGGAAGCCATCTACACGCCGGACGCGGGCTCTGCTGCTTATGCGGCCGGCAAAGCCGCCCTCAAAGTCCTAACAGGTGCTCTCACCGACCTGTGCCGGACCCGTGGAGGAGCCGTCTTTGAAGTGATCTTCGGTGCGCTGAACAGTGACCAGCGTCGGGAAGAGTTTGCGGCTGCGTCCGTTAAGTACAAGGTGGGGATTGACGAGCTCGTCTCACGAACATTGGCCCGGGCCAACCCGGAGTCAAGGATCCGAAGGTTTATAGAACCCCCGGAGTGTGCCCGCCTTATCTCGTGCGGCTTTGACCTGGGGGATATTGCCAATGGAGCGTCATTCCGGCTGGACGGAGGTTCCGGCGGTGCCTTCCGCTGA